From a region of the Streptomyces sp. NBC_01454 genome:
- a CDS encoding pirin family protein has protein sequence MSNLDLRPAPSVCGGTGRTGPVRDVQPGKQVPLGESTVVRRLLPNLGRRMVGAWCFVDHYGPDDIVAEPGMQVPPHPHMGLQTVTWLHQGEVLHRDSLGSLQTVRARELGLMTSGRAIAHSEESPHGHGPFLHGAQLWVALPDEHRDAAPAFAHHTDLPVIDGGGLSATVLLGELAGAASPGTTYSPLVGADLTLAAGTDTRLPVDPDFEYAALTISGESEVDGVRLGPGALLYLGCGRGELPLRADSDSSLLLLGGEPFEEKIVMWWNFVGRSQADVEEARSAWMSGSRFGEVKGYDGDRLAAPALPPVALKPRGRER, from the coding sequence CAGACCCGCGCCCAGCGTGTGCGGCGGCACCGGCCGCACCGGCCCGGTACGCGATGTCCAGCCCGGCAAACAGGTGCCCCTCGGCGAGAGCACCGTTGTCCGCAGGCTGCTGCCGAACCTCGGCCGGCGGATGGTCGGCGCCTGGTGCTTCGTCGACCACTACGGCCCCGACGACATCGTTGCCGAGCCCGGTATGCAGGTGCCGCCGCATCCGCACATGGGTCTGCAGACCGTCACCTGGCTCCACCAGGGCGAGGTGCTGCACCGCGACAGCCTCGGCAGCCTGCAGACCGTACGGGCCCGGGAGCTGGGCCTGATGACCTCGGGCCGGGCCATCGCCCACTCCGAGGAATCCCCGCACGGCCACGGCCCGTTCCTGCACGGCGCCCAGCTGTGGGTCGCCCTCCCCGACGAACACCGCGATGCCGCCCCCGCCTTCGCCCACCACACCGACCTGCCGGTGATCGACGGCGGCGGGCTGTCCGCCACCGTCCTCCTCGGCGAACTGGCCGGCGCCGCCTCGCCCGGCACCACCTACTCCCCGCTGGTCGGCGCCGACCTCACGCTCGCCGCCGGCACCGACACCCGGCTTCCCGTCGACCCCGACTTCGAGTACGCGGCGCTGACCATCTCCGGCGAGAGCGAGGTCGACGGCGTCCGCCTGGGCCCCGGCGCCCTCCTCTACCTCGGCTGCGGCCGCGGCGAACTGCCGCTGCGCGCCGACTCCGACAGCAGCCTGCTGCTCCTGGGCGGCGAGCCGTTCGAGGAGAAGATCGTGATGTGGTGGAACTTCGTGGGGCGGTCGCAGGCGGACGTCGAGGAGGCCCGGTCGGCCTGGATGTCGGGCTCGCGCTTCGGCGAGGTGAAGGGCTACGACGGCGACCGGCTGGCGGCTCCGGCGCTGCCGCCGGTGGCGCTGAAGCCCCGGGGCAGGGAGCGCTGA
- a CDS encoding molybdopterin-dependent oxidoreductase: protein MTYLVNGERFDEAPDPGQCLRTFLRALGHYGVKKGCDSGDCGACTVWLDGDPVHSCITPAFRAEGHEVTTIEGLGSPGHLHPMQRQFRDAPGFQCGFCTAGMIMTATTLTEAQKADLPRALKGNLCRCTGYRGIEDAVRGVVGVERAAPGKAVGTSVGPPAADDVVTGRAEFTMDTHLDGMLYLKVLHSPHAHARILAIDKTAALAVPGVHRVYTWEDVPRRRFTTAIHTDHLVDPDDTRILDDTVRFVGQRVVAVLADTPGAAEEGCRRVEVEYEVLPAVFDPEEAMAPGALQLHGSHDPFVRDPVRNILLEIHSHLGDIDAGFAEADVIHEGTYFSPRVQHAHLETHGSIAWMEDGRLHVRTSSQSPSIAKVKLSHLFALRPDQLRVFCKRVGGGFGGKQEVISEDLVALATLDTGRPACFEYTREEEFTTASPRHPMTLTVTLGAKADGTLTAFQVRNVSNTGAYGNHGGETLYAGGAAVMIYRCPHKKYDAFSVYTNTVPSGALRGYGMTQPAFAVESAMDELALALHLDPLALRRRNIVRPGDPLLSMAAGPDDVVFTEDGLAKCLDLVEEAMARTADTPSPGPGWLVGAGVASSLHETAPPTEHLSEAWVTLGDDLVYELAVGTVEFGEGTSTAHVQIAAHQLGTTPSRIRLVQSDTDRTGFDTGAFASAGLFVAGNAVLRAANAVRDRILEFAAAHTGVHPVLCSMEDESVVCGDQRASLAELVASARARGIRFTAARKAYGSPRSVTSNTQGFRIAVHRVTGEIRILYSVQATDAAVVINPAQVRGQVEGGVAQGIGFTLTENYQVDGDGVMVNPNLRNYRIPSCADIPRTDVLLVNSTDSVGPLRSKGIAECCINPVAPALANALRDATGVRYRALPLTPERIYHRLTESRPAPRT from the coding sequence ATGACCTATCTGGTGAACGGCGAGCGTTTCGACGAAGCACCGGACCCCGGCCAGTGCCTGCGCACCTTCCTCCGCGCACTCGGCCATTACGGCGTCAAAAAGGGGTGCGACTCGGGCGATTGCGGCGCGTGCACGGTGTGGCTGGACGGCGATCCGGTCCACAGCTGCATCACCCCCGCGTTCCGCGCGGAGGGCCATGAGGTGACAACGATCGAGGGACTCGGCTCTCCCGGCCATCTGCATCCGATGCAGCGGCAGTTCCGCGACGCCCCGGGCTTCCAGTGCGGTTTCTGCACCGCCGGAATGATCATGACGGCGACCACGCTCACCGAGGCCCAGAAAGCCGACCTGCCGCGGGCGTTGAAGGGCAATCTCTGCCGCTGCACCGGATATCGGGGGATCGAGGACGCCGTGCGGGGCGTCGTCGGCGTGGAGAGAGCCGCGCCGGGAAAGGCCGTCGGGACGAGCGTCGGCCCGCCGGCGGCCGACGACGTGGTCACCGGTCGCGCCGAATTCACGATGGACACGCACCTCGACGGCATGCTGTATCTCAAGGTGCTGCACTCACCCCACGCGCACGCCCGGATCCTCGCGATCGACAAGACCGCGGCCCTCGCGGTGCCCGGCGTGCACCGGGTCTACACCTGGGAAGATGTGCCGCGCAGGCGCTTCACCACGGCGATCCACACCGATCATCTCGTCGATCCCGACGACACCCGCATCCTCGACGACACGGTCCGCTTCGTCGGCCAGCGCGTCGTCGCCGTCCTGGCCGATACCCCGGGGGCGGCGGAAGAGGGCTGCCGGAGGGTCGAGGTGGAGTACGAGGTGCTGCCGGCGGTGTTCGACCCGGAAGAGGCGATGGCACCGGGCGCGCTACAACTCCACGGCTCGCACGATCCCTTCGTCCGCGACCCCGTGCGCAACATCCTGCTCGAAATCCATTCCCACCTCGGCGATATCGACGCGGGGTTCGCCGAGGCCGATGTGATCCACGAAGGCACGTACTTCTCACCGCGGGTGCAGCACGCGCATCTCGAGACCCATGGCTCGATCGCCTGGATGGAGGACGGCCGGCTGCACGTCCGCACCAGTTCGCAGTCGCCGTCGATCGCGAAGGTCAAACTCTCCCATCTGTTCGCGCTGCGTCCGGACCAGCTCCGGGTGTTCTGCAAGCGCGTGGGCGGCGGTTTCGGCGGCAAACAGGAAGTGATTTCGGAGGATCTGGTCGCGCTCGCCACCCTGGACACCGGACGGCCGGCCTGCTTCGAGTACACCCGTGAGGAGGAGTTCACCACGGCCTCGCCACGGCATCCGATGACGTTGACGGTCACGCTCGGCGCGAAGGCCGACGGCACGCTCACGGCGTTCCAGGTCCGCAATGTGTCGAACACGGGCGCCTACGGCAACCACGGCGGCGAAACGCTGTACGCGGGCGGCGCCGCCGTCATGATCTACCGCTGCCCCCACAAGAAGTACGACGCGTTCTCCGTCTACACGAACACCGTCCCGAGCGGGGCGCTGCGCGGTTACGGGATGACGCAACCGGCGTTCGCCGTGGAATCGGCCATGGACGAACTCGCGCTCGCCCTGCACCTCGATCCGCTCGCCCTGCGGCGACGCAATATCGTGCGACCGGGCGATCCGCTGCTCTCCATGGCTGCCGGCCCCGACGACGTGGTGTTCACCGAGGACGGACTCGCGAAATGCCTCGACCTGGTGGAGGAGGCCATGGCGCGTACGGCCGATACGCCGTCGCCCGGTCCCGGGTGGCTCGTCGGGGCCGGTGTCGCGAGTTCCCTGCACGAGACCGCTCCCCCGACCGAGCATCTCTCCGAGGCCTGGGTCACGCTCGGCGACGACCTCGTGTACGAATTGGCCGTCGGGACGGTCGAATTCGGTGAGGGCACGTCGACCGCGCATGTCCAGATCGCGGCCCACCAGCTGGGCACGACGCCGTCACGTATCCGTCTGGTGCAATCCGACACCGACCGCACGGGATTCGACACCGGCGCCTTCGCGAGCGCGGGTCTCTTCGTGGCGGGCAACGCGGTACTCCGTGCGGCCAACGCGGTGCGCGACCGCATCCTGGAATTCGCCGCCGCTCACACGGGCGTCCATCCCGTCCTGTGCTCGATGGAGGACGAGAGCGTCGTCTGCGGCGATCAGCGCGCGTCGCTGGCCGAACTCGTCGCCTCGGCCCGGGCGCGCGGGATCCGGTTCACCGCCGCCCGCAAGGCCTACGGCTCGCCCCGCAGCGTCACCTCCAATACGCAGGGCTTCCGCATCGCCGTCCATCGGGTGACGGGTGAGATCCGCATCCTTTACAGCGTCCAGGCGACCGACGCCGCCGTGGTCATCAACCCCGCGCAGGTCCGGGGACAGGTGGAAGGCGGAGTCGCCCAGGGGATCGGCTTCACGCTGACCGAGAATTACCAGGTCGACGGGGACGGCGTCATGGTCAACCCGAACCTCCGCAACTACCGCATTCCCAGCTGTGCCGATATCCCGCGCACCGATGTGCTCCTGGTGAACTCGACGGATTCCGTGGGGCCCCTGCGGTCGAAGGGGATAGCGGAATGCTGTATCAACCCCGTGGCCCCCGCACTGGCGAATGCGCTCCGCGACGCCACGGGCGTCCGCTACCGCGCGCTGCCCCTGACTCCGGAACGGATCTACCACCGGCTCACCGAAAGCCGGCCGGCGCCGAGGACCTGA
- a CDS encoding FAD binding domain-containing protein: MDLNTITEVIRRPADRPGRQWREGDAWLAGGTWLFSVEQPALRRLIDVTALRWVPLVPSDNGLEIGATCTIRDLYAFPLPDDWSAGTLFAPSCEAFLSSFKVWNSATVGGNICMSLPAGPMITLTVALEARYELWAPDGSVRLVEALDFVTGDHRNVLAPGEILRRIAIPARALRKRAAHRRFALTHLGRSTVFLIGTHAPGADDLLLTVTAGTTRPVRFAFDAMPDARTLQQSIDALPADIWFADPNGSPDHRRHLTRHFAEEIRRELTAGGPA, from the coding sequence ATGGACCTCAACACCATCACCGAAGTCATCCGGCGACCGGCCGACCGTCCGGGCCGGCAGTGGCGCGAAGGCGATGCCTGGCTGGCAGGCGGCACGTGGCTGTTCTCCGTGGAGCAGCCGGCCCTGCGCCGCCTGATCGACGTGACGGCGTTGCGCTGGGTCCCCCTCGTCCCGAGTGACAACGGCCTCGAAATCGGCGCCACCTGCACCATCCGCGACCTGTACGCCTTTCCGCTGCCGGATGACTGGAGCGCGGGTACCCTTTTCGCGCCGAGCTGCGAGGCATTCCTGTCCTCGTTCAAAGTCTGGAACTCGGCGACCGTCGGCGGCAATATCTGTATGTCCTTGCCCGCCGGCCCCATGATCACGCTGACGGTCGCGCTCGAGGCGAGGTACGAACTGTGGGCTCCTGACGGTTCGGTGCGCCTCGTCGAGGCCCTCGATTTCGTGACCGGCGACCATCGGAACGTACTCGCTCCCGGGGAGATACTGCGGCGTATCGCCATTCCGGCGCGCGCTCTGAGAAAGCGTGCCGCGCACCGCCGCTTCGCCCTGACCCACCTCGGCCGTTCCACGGTCTTTCTGATCGGTACTCATGCGCCGGGTGCGGACGATCTGCTGCTCACCGTCACCGCCGGCACCACGCGGCCCGTGCGCTTCGCTTTCGACGCCATGCCCGATGCCCGCACGCTCCAGCAGAGCATCGACGCCCTGCCCGCCGACATCTGGTTCGCGGATCCCAACGGATCGCCCGACCACCGTCGCCATCTGACCCGGCACTTCGCCGAAGAGATCCGCCGCGAACTCACGGCTGGGGGCCCGGCATGA
- a CDS encoding TIR domain-containing protein translates to MAGRQELSGETQLLDFFISYSPADERWASWIAWTLEEAGYRTVVQAWDFVAGTNFVDFMDRGVSESAAVIAVLSRNYERSRYGRMEWQAALRADPDAPERRLITVRTEDIPVEGLLATITYVDLVGVSDTAAARDLLLTRVGQALEGRARPTARPGFPGGPPALSAPAAAVPSIPRPSSNRPLGQPGWAGRRRPAVPPRYPQAVEASPSREAVSVLHLAGPCFGRGAEPAALQAAIWGDLVELADAGAPEPDLLVVTGDLTASGSPRECEQALSFLTGLRSRLGLDPDRLAVVPGGQDVSQAACRAYFSTCEADEMQPRPPYWPKWRHYHRLFQELYQGLDVVFDGDQPWSLFPVPALRTVIAGLNSSMAYSHRPDDRYGLLGPEQAAWFAQALRPYEQEGWLRIGALRHPVGADRPLASGDGSDAVDGDRSPRRGGGQDTAPGAGPVRDGDVLARLTGPRLHLLLHGPAGSPRAASAAPTATALPLAAGELPVFGAAAPARHQLLRITGEGVTRWPERSDGQPRSFATGWGGSRRVFGGQEPSPAPGGEAAGATDAALLAEAGAAVPAPEASRTVEDPLDTLIARVTEVCRTRHEGAQLRRVPGEVPQLLVTWTESGFVRQQRVAVCAGTPQPDFVDRFLDHLHASDSLPDAELVHDGPPPPPELRERARRRGVRVRSFTEFQGLLDLRGYVTRQTERLSTDLPYHPSLYLPQRYREVERPGGAERDGLVEDMLRLLDADHGRFVLLLGDFGHGKTFALRELARRLPEELPQAVPLLIELSTLDKAHTIDGLVAAHLASHGVDTIDLRAFRYMLRQGRIVLLFDGFDELVNQVSYERAADHLQMLLDAAVDNAKIVVSSRTQHFRSQAQVLTALGERVGLLPQRRVLAVQEFSPQQIRTYLVNRYGDEHAAERRVHLLEGIPDLLAMCRNPRLLSFVADLDHERLRAVAGAGRALSPAGLYEEVFTSWLRYEERRGQGGPGSLPGLSERQLWRGVTTLALRLWESGRSALRLDELNDVGEVLTGLADSRLSVPQAAHAVGSGSLLLRTEDGLFQFIHGSVIEWLVAREAAAQLAHAGPGDSGLLARRPLSQLAVEFLCDLADHRTCQQWAERVLADGADGTDREQDTAREGDEAARANAVKVLSRLRVPAHTDLRGAVLAGEDLSYRDFSGVDLTRADLTDAGLVGADFSGAVLRDACLAGARLDEAKLTGADLRGADLRMARLIGAELRGARVAGSHWHRAALINAVADDATLDTPELRAAATAPGMPVEAGFRPSAVGVPYGFDMRTSRLPEPVSYSPDGELLAVGSEDGGVLVCDAATGTAVRTLQGHTGRVYAVKFRDRVLATGGADGTVRLWDPVAGTCLHQLEVHPDGVWPVSLDVAGAQLATGDREGTVTVWEVATGTPRHRLYGHAAPVYTAGFSPDGRTLVTGDAAGAVRLWDTASGRLLGALDGHQGPAYRAQFSPDGALLATGDMGEDDHGTVRVWNVAELRLRHEFTGHTGRVYTLDFHPGGRLLASGDTTGQVRLWDPVTGAAAGAPAEGGGHVYQVVFDPEGSMLAAGSSDGSVRLWRVAQGSAGWTVTSLRQQPADHQGSVWACRFRPRSRFGARDSDPMLVTIGNEGLVRLWDTSTGQGRRILRGHGRRVASLAFSPDGTHLAACGNDGVARLWESATGRRTREFAGDHDRLVSALFVPGSHQLATASSDGDLYLWNARTGEYQREIDAETDHVWAEAFSNDGEILATANDDDTVALWYRGTGARLTTLAEHRGRVRSIAFRADGTGLATGCDDRYVRLWDLAEGRLVAELAGHASRVYAVAYGPGDAWLASASWDGEALVWQDGALRHRLRGHVGRLWTAAAHPSRPLLATAGDDRTVRLWNPLEGRETARLTGHTSRILTVAFSPDGSLLASGGEDGTVRLWNVPADGEPTPRATLIGVPGGWAALSPSGGYKYDGDIAGEFWHVVGMCRFEPGELDAHLPGVRRLSLDDPI, encoded by the coding sequence ATGGCCGGGCGTCAGGAACTTTCGGGGGAAACACAGCTGTTGGACTTCTTCATCAGCTACTCACCAGCCGACGAACGATGGGCTTCCTGGATCGCCTGGACGCTGGAGGAGGCCGGTTACCGAACCGTCGTGCAGGCCTGGGATTTCGTGGCCGGCACGAACTTCGTCGACTTCATGGACCGCGGGGTCAGCGAGTCCGCCGCCGTCATCGCCGTCCTCTCCCGCAACTACGAGCGCTCCCGGTACGGGCGGATGGAGTGGCAGGCCGCGTTACGCGCCGACCCCGACGCCCCGGAGCGCAGGCTGATCACCGTCCGTACCGAGGACATTCCCGTCGAGGGCCTGCTCGCCACCATCACGTACGTCGACCTGGTGGGCGTCAGTGACACCGCGGCCGCCCGCGACCTGCTGCTCACCCGGGTCGGCCAGGCGCTGGAGGGCCGGGCCCGGCCCACCGCACGCCCCGGCTTCCCCGGCGGACCGCCCGCGCTGTCCGCACCGGCCGCTGCCGTACCGAGCATCCCGCGGCCGTCCTCGAACCGCCCGCTCGGACAACCGGGCTGGGCGGGGCGCCGGCGGCCCGCGGTGCCGCCCCGCTACCCGCAGGCCGTGGAGGCGAGCCCGTCCCGGGAAGCCGTCTCGGTGCTGCACCTCGCCGGGCCGTGCTTCGGCCGCGGCGCCGAACCGGCCGCGCTGCAGGCGGCGATCTGGGGCGACCTCGTCGAACTCGCCGATGCCGGGGCGCCCGAGCCCGACCTCCTGGTCGTCACCGGCGACCTCACGGCGTCCGGCAGTCCACGGGAGTGCGAACAGGCGCTCAGCTTCCTGACCGGACTGCGCTCACGGCTCGGTCTCGATCCCGACCGGCTCGCCGTCGTCCCCGGCGGGCAGGACGTCAGCCAGGCCGCCTGCCGGGCCTACTTCAGCACCTGCGAAGCCGACGAGATGCAGCCCAGGCCGCCCTACTGGCCGAAGTGGCGGCACTACCACCGGCTGTTCCAGGAGCTCTACCAAGGGCTCGACGTCGTCTTCGACGGCGACCAGCCCTGGAGCCTGTTCCCCGTCCCCGCCCTGCGGACCGTCATCGCCGGGCTCAACTCCTCGATGGCGTACAGCCATCGGCCCGACGACCGCTACGGCCTGCTCGGGCCCGAGCAGGCCGCCTGGTTCGCCCAGGCCCTGCGCCCGTACGAGCAGGAGGGGTGGCTGCGGATCGGGGCCCTGCGGCACCCGGTGGGGGCGGACCGGCCGCTCGCCTCCGGCGACGGGTCCGACGCGGTGGACGGCGACCGGAGCCCGCGCCGCGGGGGCGGTCAGGACACCGCGCCCGGTGCCGGGCCGGTCCGCGACGGCGACGTCCTCGCCCGGCTCACCGGCCCGCGGCTGCACCTCCTGCTGCACGGGCCCGCCGGCAGCCCCCGGGCCGCGTCCGCCGCGCCCACCGCCACCGCGCTCCCCCTCGCCGCCGGCGAGCTGCCGGTCTTCGGCGCCGCCGCACCGGCCCGGCACCAGCTGCTGCGGATCACCGGCGAGGGCGTCACCCGCTGGCCGGAGCGGTCCGACGGGCAGCCGCGGAGCTTCGCGACCGGATGGGGCGGCAGCCGGCGCGTCTTCGGCGGTCAGGAGCCGTCGCCCGCCCCGGGCGGCGAGGCGGCCGGCGCCACGGACGCGGCCCTCCTGGCCGAGGCCGGCGCCGCGGTGCCCGCGCCGGAGGCCAGCCGCACCGTCGAGGACCCGCTCGACACCCTGATCGCCCGGGTCACCGAGGTCTGCCGCACCCGCCACGAGGGCGCCCAGCTCCGCCGGGTGCCCGGCGAGGTGCCACAACTGCTCGTCACCTGGACGGAATCGGGGTTCGTCCGGCAGCAGCGGGTGGCGGTCTGCGCCGGCACACCGCAGCCGGATTTCGTCGACCGCTTCCTCGACCACCTCCACGCCTCCGATTCGCTGCCCGACGCCGAACTCGTCCACGACGGCCCGCCCCCGCCGCCGGAGCTGCGGGAGCGGGCCCGCCGCCGCGGGGTCCGGGTGCGCAGCTTCACCGAGTTCCAGGGGCTGCTGGATCTGCGCGGCTATGTGACCCGCCAGACCGAGCGGCTCAGCACCGATCTCCCCTACCACCCGAGCCTGTATCTGCCGCAGCGCTACCGCGAGGTGGAGCGGCCCGGCGGAGCGGAGCGGGACGGACTCGTCGAGGACATGCTGCGGCTGCTCGACGCCGACCACGGCCGCTTCGTCCTGCTCCTCGGCGACTTCGGCCACGGCAAGACCTTCGCCCTGCGCGAGCTGGCCCGCCGCCTGCCCGAGGAACTCCCCCAGGCCGTACCCCTGCTGATCGAGCTGAGCACCCTCGACAAGGCCCACACCATCGACGGCCTGGTGGCGGCCCATCTGGCGAGCCACGGCGTCGACACCATCGATCTGCGGGCCTTCCGCTACATGCTCCGCCAGGGCCGCATCGTGCTGCTCTTCGACGGGTTCGACGAACTGGTCAACCAGGTCAGCTACGAGCGCGCCGCCGACCATCTGCAGATGCTGCTGGACGCCGCGGTGGACAACGCCAAGATCGTGGTCAGCAGCCGCACCCAGCACTTCCGGTCGCAGGCCCAGGTGCTGACCGCGCTCGGGGAACGCGTCGGGCTGCTGCCGCAGCGCCGCGTCCTGGCCGTCCAGGAGTTCTCGCCCCAGCAGATCCGCACCTACCTGGTGAACCGCTACGGGGACGAGCACGCCGCCGAACGCCGGGTCCATCTGCTCGAAGGCATCCCCGACCTGCTCGCGATGTGCCGCAACCCGCGTCTGCTCAGCTTCGTCGCCGACCTCGACCACGAGCGGCTGCGCGCCGTCGCGGGCGCCGGCCGCGCCCTGAGCCCCGCGGGGCTGTACGAGGAGGTGTTCACCTCCTGGCTGCGCTACGAGGAACGCCGTGGCCAGGGCGGTCCCGGCAGCCTGCCCGGGCTGAGCGAACGGCAGCTGTGGCGGGGCGTGACGACCCTTGCGCTGCGCCTGTGGGAGAGCGGCCGCAGCGCGCTGCGGCTGGACGAACTCAACGACGTGGGCGAGGTGCTGACCGGTCTCGCCGACAGCAGGCTGTCCGTGCCGCAGGCCGCGCACGCCGTCGGCTCGGGCAGTCTGCTGCTGCGCACCGAGGACGGCCTGTTCCAGTTCATCCACGGCTCCGTGATCGAGTGGCTGGTGGCGCGGGAGGCCGCCGCGCAGCTGGCGCACGCGGGCCCCGGGGACAGCGGTCTGCTCGCCCGCCGCCCGCTGAGCCAGCTGGCGGTGGAGTTCCTGTGCGACCTCGCCGACCACCGCACCTGCCAGCAGTGGGCCGAACGCGTCCTGGCCGACGGTGCCGACGGGACGGACCGCGAACAGGACACCGCCCGGGAGGGCGACGAAGCCGCCCGGGCGAACGCGGTCAAGGTCCTCAGCCGTCTGAGGGTGCCGGCCCACACGGATCTGCGGGGCGCCGTCCTCGCCGGGGAGGACCTCTCCTACCGTGACTTCTCCGGCGTCGACCTCACCCGTGCCGACCTCACCGACGCCGGCCTCGTCGGCGCGGACTTCTCCGGAGCCGTGCTGCGCGACGCCTGCCTGGCCGGGGCCCGTCTCGACGAGGCGAAGCTCACCGGCGCCGATCTGCGCGGCGCCGATCTGCGGATGGCCCGGCTGATCGGCGCCGAACTGCGCGGCGCCCGGGTGGCCGGCAGCCACTGGCACCGCGCCGCCCTCATCAACGCGGTCGCCGACGACGCCACGCTGGACACGCCGGAGCTGCGGGCGGCGGCGACCGCTCCCGGCATGCCCGTCGAGGCCGGCTTCCGGCCGTCCGCGGTCGGCGTGCCGTACGGCTTCGACATGCGCACCAGCAGACTCCCCGAGCCGGTCTCCTACAGCCCCGACGGCGAACTCCTCGCGGTGGGCAGCGAGGACGGCGGAGTGCTGGTGTGCGACGCCGCCACCGGTACGGCGGTGCGCACCCTCCAGGGGCACACGGGCCGGGTCTATGCGGTGAAGTTCCGCGACCGGGTGCTGGCCACCGGCGGCGCGGACGGCACCGTACGGCTGTGGGACCCGGTCGCCGGCACCTGTCTGCACCAGCTCGAGGTGCACCCGGACGGAGTGTGGCCGGTGTCCCTGGACGTCGCCGGGGCGCAGCTCGCGACCGGCGACCGCGAGGGCACGGTCACCGTGTGGGAGGTGGCGACCGGGACCCCGCGGCACCGGCTGTACGGCCACGCCGCGCCCGTCTACACCGCGGGGTTCAGCCCCGACGGCCGCACCCTCGTCACGGGCGACGCGGCCGGGGCCGTACGCCTGTGGGACACCGCCTCCGGCCGGCTCCTCGGCGCCCTCGACGGCCATCAGGGGCCGGCCTACCGCGCGCAGTTCAGCCCGGACGGCGCCCTCCTGGCCACCGGTGACATGGGCGAGGACGACCATGGCACGGTGCGCGTCTGGAACGTGGCCGAGCTGCGGTTGCGCCACGAGTTCACCGGCCACACGGGGCGGGTCTACACCCTCGACTTCCACCCCGGCGGCCGGCTGCTCGCCAGCGGCGACACCACCGGACAGGTACGGCTGTGGGACCCGGTGACCGGGGCCGCCGCCGGGGCGCCGGCCGAGGGCGGCGGTCATGTGTACCAAGTGGTCTTCGACCCCGAGGGGAGCATGCTGGCCGCGGGCAGCAGCGACGGATCGGTCCGCCTGTGGCGGGTGGCGCAGGGGTCCGCCGGCTGGACGGTGACCTCGCTGCGGCAGCAGCCCGCGGACCATCAGGGGTCGGTCTGGGCCTGCCGGTTCCGGCCCCGGAGCCGCTTCGGCGCCCGGGATTCCGACCCGATGCTGGTGACCATCGGCAACGAGGGCCTGGTGCGGCTGTGGGACACGTCCACCGGCCAGGGCAGGCGGATCCTCCGCGGCCACGGACGGCGGGTCGCCAGCCTGGCGTTCAGCCCCGACGGGACGCACCTGGCGGCCTGCGGCAACGACGGCGTGGCCCGGCTGTGGGAGTCCGCGACCGGCCGCCGCACACGGGAGTTCGCCGGCGACCACGACCGCCTGGTCTCGGCGCTGTTCGTCCCCGGCAGCCACCAACTGGCCACCGCCAGCAGCGACGGCGACCTCTACCTCTGGAACGCCCGCACCGGTGAGTACCAGCGGGAGATCGACGCCGAGACCGACCATGTGTGGGCCGAGGCGTTCAGCAACGACGGCGAGATCCTCGCCACCGCCAACGACGACGACACCGTGGCGCTGTGGTACCGCGGTACCGGGGCCCGGTTGACCACGCTCGCCGAGCACCGGGGCCGGGTGCGGTCGATCGCGTTCCGTGCGGACGGGACGGGCCTGGCCACCGGCTGCGACGACCGGTACGTACGGCTGTGGGACCTCGCCGAGGGCCGCCTCGTCGCCGAACTCGCGGGCCACGCCTCGCGGGTGTACGCGGTGGCCTACGGCCCCGGTGACGCCTGGCTGGCGAGCGCGTCCTGGGACGGCGAGGCCCTCGTCTGGCAGGACGGCGCACTCCGGCACCGGCTCCGGGGCCACGTCGGCCGGCTGTGGACCGCCGCCGCCCACCCGAGCCGGCCGCTGCTGGCCACGGCGGGCGACGACCGCACCGTACGCCTCTGGAACCCGCTGGAGGGCCGGGAGACGGCCCGGCTGACCGGCCACACCAGCCGCATCCTCACCGTGGCGTTCAGCCCGGACGGCTCGCTGCTGGCCAGCGGCGGCGAGGACGGCACGGTCCGGCTGTGGAACGTACCGGCCGACGGCGAGCCGACCCCCCGGGCCACGCTGATCGGCGTACCGGGCGGCTGGGCGGCGCTGTCCCCCTCGGGCGGCTACAAGTACGACGGTGACATCGCGGGCGAGTTCTGGCACGTGGTGGGCATGTGCCGGTTCGAACCCGGCGAACTCGACGCACATCTGCCGGGGGTCCGGCGTCTTTCGCTGGACGACCCGATCTGA